A window from Vicia villosa cultivar HV-30 ecotype Madison, WI unplaced genomic scaffold, Vvil1.0 ctg.000415F_1_1, whole genome shotgun sequence encodes these proteins:
- the LOC131627929 gene encoding uncharacterized protein LOC131627929 — MNGKLCAKVREYRSINRFLLEERVSLVMDITDRERKLEKSNVRNDPKRLSESNVTENVATSKDIVTEKGMLGIFYQNILGTSEESSNPNSILKVVPLRTISSDEVKAIKPKTTHAKRPKEGIHNKGTKSSASATMEELTKEGSKYVDSAITRIVTRILKENHQVPGISIPLQTIMADPLKNTSKAEVVHTVDSDLEINKDEQGFAKNTNVTEDVNDIDNNEHLKANTEMDTNVVDLDEYSDDELLTSLNPSVANRLMTRRKGKAVVQGSPKRSTQVNNPAKDVVRKKSTFAGPVKSNAVTKSKGVGPSKSWSRVIPKKRKEREIVEPESDVEVNVPDIPSRKKPTTNKLAASIPEVPIDNVSFHYASSASRWKYVLQKRLAIERKLALNALEKRRSVDYIKVFVRGKCVSFSPSVINNFLERTDEAQPELEVIDNKVCQMITTKEVNSWPLKEKLTASKLSIKYVMLHKIGAANWVPTSHKSTISTYPNILNEHDVVCKRESPLAFHYKLFQGKHVPDIVMTSAETSKSGASVSKAEVIAMLKETYKELESRKISLGKMIRTLEMDENEEFPDTENMEDKDEQELEEESASPADDSEK, encoded by the exons ATGAATGGGAAACTATGTGCAAAAGTAAGGGAGTACAGAAGTATCAATAGATTTCTGCTAGAAGAAAGAGTAAGCCTTGTGATGGACATTACAGATCGGGAAAGAAAACTGGAAAAGTCAAATGTGAGAAATGATCCTAAAAGACTATCTGAAAGCAATGTCACAGAGAATGTTGCAACATCTAAAGATATTGTGACAGAAAAGGGTATGTTGGGTATCTTCTACCAAAACAT ACTCGGCACAtcggaagagtcctctaaccctaATAGTATTCTTAAGGTTGTCCCTTTAAGGACGATTAGCAGTGACGAAGTAAAGGCCATAAAGCCTAAAACGACTCATGCAAAACGGCCCAAGGAGGGTATTCACAACAAGGGTACCAAATCCTCTGCATCTGCTACCATGgaggaacttactaaagaaggatCCAAATATGTCGATAGTGCAATTACCAGGATTGTTACTCGCATTCTGAAGGAGAATCATCAAGTGCCTGGAATATCTATTCCTCTTCAAACCATAATGGCTGATCCCCTCAAAAACACTAGTAAGGCTGAGGTTGTTCACACTGTTGATAGTGACCTAGAAATCAACAAGGATGAACAAGGGTTTGCTAAGAATACCAATGTCACCGAGGATGTCAATGACATCGACAATAATGAGCACCTTAAGGCCAATACTGAAATGGATACTAATGTGGTAGACTTAGATGAGTACTCTGACGACGAATTACTTACCTCCTTGAATCCTAGTGTAGCCAACAGGCTAATGACAAGAAGAAAAGGCAAAGCTGTTGTCCAAGGATCTCCTAAAAGGAGCACTCAAGTGAACAACCCTGCTAAAGACGTTGTCAGGAAGAAGAGTACTTTTGCAGGCCCTGTCAAGAGCAATGCTGTAACCAAGAGTAAAGGGGTTGGTCCATCAAAATCTTGGAGCAGGGTcattccaaagaaaagaaaggagcgGGAAATCGTTGAACCTGAATCTGATGTTGAAGTGAATGTCCCTGACATTCCATCGAGGAAGAAGCCTACAACCAATAAGCTTGCTGCTAGTATTCCTGAAGTTCCCATTGATAATGTGTCTTTCCACTATGCCTCTAGTGCCAGCAGATGGAAGTATGTTCTGCAAAAGAGACTGGCTATTGAAAGGAAATTGGCTCTAAATGCTCTTGAAAAAAGGAG GAGTGTAGACTACATAAAGGTATTTGTGAGAGGTAAGTGTGTCTCATTCTCTCCCTCTGTGATTAATAATTTCTTGGAAAGAACAGatgaagctcaacctgagcttgaagtaatAGACAACAAAGTTTGTCAAATGATCACAACCAAGGAAGTAAATAGCTGGCCTCTAAAAGAGAAGCTAACTGCAAGTAAGCTGAGCATCAAGTATGTGATGCTTCACAAGATAGGAGCAGCTAATTGGGTGCCAACAAGTCACAAGTCCACTATTTCAACT TATCCAAACATTCTCAATGAGCATGATGTAGTGTGCAAAAGAGAAAGTCCCTTGGCCTTCCATTACAAACTGTTTCAGGGTAAGCATGTTCCAGACATTGTCATGACTTCAGCTGAAACTTCCAAATCTGGAGCATCAGTCAGCAAAGCAGAAGTCATAGCAATGCTAAAAGAGACTTACAAAGAACTGGAATCTAGAAAAATATCTCTTGGAAAAATGATACGTACTCTGGAAATGGATGAGAATGAGGAATTTCCAGATACTGAAAATATGGAAGATAAAGATGAACAAGAATTGGAAGAAGAAAGTGCTAGTCCGGCTGACGACTCTGAGAAATAA